The Sporichthya brevicatena genome has a window encoding:
- a CDS encoding GspE/PulE family protein, which produces MRARWWPGSGSVPNGGPAEVIGVLGRAAGLVTIGADISPVEVVDELVSHALADRASDIHIEPQEHRVRVRYRVDGVLHEVLQMPLELAGGVVSRIKVLAGMDIVEKRRPQDGQFVFRTEDARGERAVDVRVSTTLGVNGEKVVLRLLESERRRVRYAELGMHPETARAWAAAAANTSGMLLCSGPTGSGKTTTLYATLGELDSVGANLCSIEDPVEYVVDTITQIQINPAIGTTFATGLRSLLRQDPDVILVGEIRDPETAKIAVQAALTGHLVLSTVHARDSVSALYRFLEMGVEPYLVTSSVLTVMAQRLLRRTCPKCARPVEPTPEQRAIYLRHGGTPKTEFLVGTGCSYCGGTGYHDRVGVYEMLRMTPSIRALVADGANADVVRFEAIAEGMPTLITEAVRLVSEDLTTLDEVLRVIAAE; this is translated from the coding sequence GTGCGTGCGCGCTGGTGGCCCGGGTCGGGCTCGGTACCGAACGGCGGCCCGGCCGAGGTGATCGGCGTCCTCGGCCGTGCCGCCGGTCTCGTCACGATCGGCGCGGACATCTCCCCCGTCGAGGTCGTCGACGAGCTCGTCTCGCACGCGCTGGCCGACCGCGCGTCGGACATCCACATCGAGCCGCAGGAGCACCGCGTCCGCGTCCGCTACCGGGTCGACGGGGTGCTGCACGAGGTCCTGCAGATGCCGCTCGAGCTCGCCGGCGGCGTGGTCAGCCGCATCAAGGTCCTCGCCGGCATGGACATCGTCGAGAAGCGCCGGCCGCAGGACGGGCAGTTCGTCTTCCGCACCGAGGACGCGCGCGGCGAACGCGCGGTCGACGTCCGCGTTTCCACCACGCTCGGCGTCAACGGGGAGAAGGTGGTGCTGCGGCTGCTGGAGTCCGAGCGCCGCCGCGTCCGCTACGCGGAGCTCGGCATGCACCCCGAGACCGCACGCGCCTGGGCCGCCGCCGCGGCGAACACCTCCGGGATGCTGCTGTGCTCCGGCCCGACCGGCAGTGGGAAGACCACGACGCTCTACGCGACGCTCGGCGAGCTCGACTCCGTCGGCGCGAACCTGTGCTCGATCGAGGACCCCGTCGAGTACGTCGTCGACACCATCACGCAGATCCAGATCAACCCCGCCATCGGGACCACGTTCGCGACCGGCCTGCGTTCGCTGCTGCGTCAGGACCCGGACGTCATCCTCGTCGGTGAGATCCGCGACCCGGAGACCGCGAAGATCGCGGTGCAGGCCGCGCTCACCGGGCACCTCGTGCTCTCGACCGTGCACGCGCGCGACTCGGTCTCCGCGCTGTACCGGTTCCTGGAGATGGGCGTCGAGCCGTACCTCGTGACGTCCTCGGTCCTGACCGTGATGGCGCAGCGGCTGCTGCGGCGGACCTGCCCGAAATGCGCCCGCCCCGTCGAGCCGACCCCCGAGCAGCGCGCGATCTACCTCCGTCACGGCGGCACCCCGAAGACCGAGTTCCTCGTCGGCACCGGCTGCTCGTACTGCGGCGGCACCGGGTACCACGACCGCGTCGGCGTCTACGAGATGCTCCGCATGACCCCCTCGATCCGGGCCCTGGTCGCCGACGGCGCCAACGCCGACGTCGTCCGGTTCGAAGCCATCGCCGAGGGCATGCCGACCCTGATCACCGAGGCCGTCCGCCTCGTCTCCGAGGACCTCACCACCCTCGACGAGGTCCTCCGCGTCATCGCCGCCGAGTAG
- a CDS encoding response regulator transcription factor, whose translation MTTLIPNPSTPVEPAERPIVRHPDGSPVRVLVVDDEQSLSELLQMALRYEGWEIRTAANGSDALRVAREFRPDAVVLDIMLPDMDGLTVLHKLRAEADTPVLFLTAKDAVADRVAGLTAGGDDYVTKPFSLEEVVARLRSLVRRSLAAGNANANRLVVGDLVMDEDSHEVRRGGEEIKLTATEFELLRYLMRNPKRVLSKAQILDRVWKYDFGGQANVVEIYICYLRKKIDAGREPMIHTLRGAGYVLKPAA comes from the coding sequence ATGACGACGTTGATCCCGAACCCGTCCACCCCCGTCGAGCCGGCCGAGCGCCCGATCGTGCGCCACCCCGACGGCAGCCCGGTGCGCGTCCTGGTCGTCGACGACGAGCAGAGCCTGTCCGAGCTGCTCCAGATGGCGCTGCGCTACGAGGGCTGGGAGATCCGGACCGCCGCCAACGGCTCGGACGCCTTGCGCGTCGCCCGCGAGTTCCGGCCCGACGCGGTCGTGCTCGACATCATGCTGCCCGACATGGACGGTCTGACCGTTCTGCACAAGCTGCGCGCCGAGGCCGACACCCCGGTGCTGTTCCTGACCGCGAAGGACGCCGTCGCTGACCGCGTCGCGGGCCTGACCGCCGGGGGCGACGACTACGTCACCAAGCCGTTCAGCCTCGAGGAGGTCGTGGCCCGGCTGCGCAGCCTGGTCCGGCGCTCGCTCGCCGCGGGTAACGCCAACGCGAACCGCCTCGTCGTCGGTGACCTCGTGATGGACGAGGACAGCCACGAGGTCCGCCGCGGGGGCGAGGAGATCAAGCTGACCGCGACCGAGTTCGAGCTGCTCCGGTACCTGATGCGCAACCCGAAGCGAGTGCTCTCGAAGGCGCAGATCCTCGACCGCGTCTGGAAGTACGACTTCGGCGGCCAGGCGAACGTCGTCGAGATCTACATCTGCTACCTGCGCAAGAAGATCGACGCCGGCCGCGAGCCGATGATCCACACCCTCCGCGGCGCCGGCTACGTGCTCAAGCCCGCCGCCTGA
- a CDS encoding efflux RND transporter periplasmic adaptor subunit yields MGAVALLVLAAGGTGAWALTRDSASAAAAAARSIVATVSAGTIEQTVSASGTINAADVAELSFPVGGTVTAVKATVGQTVTKGQVLARVGTKDLQRAVDVAAANVTSAQAQMNAASGSASLAAAKAQLATAKDKLAAAKSDLAAAKLTSPIDGVVAAVNIVVGDVLSGGNGGGMVGSSGAGSSSAHVTVVGTKSYVVDAAVSGTDLASVKTGQQARITPSGATQAVFGTVSSVGVVASSSSGGSSTFPVTIKITGTPEGLHPGGSATVAIVTKQLTDVLTVPTAALRQENGKTVVTKVEGDATRTVEVSVGSSYGTSTEVLSGLVDGDQVQVTTITRPAGETRGGNRSGGGGQFGGQFGGPPAGMMPGGAIPGGGMPGMPMGGAR; encoded by the coding sequence GTGGGCGCCGTCGCCTTGCTCGTCCTGGCCGCCGGCGGGACCGGGGCCTGGGCCCTGACCCGGGACTCGGCCTCCGCGGCTGCGGCAGCGGCGCGGTCGATCGTGGCCACGGTCTCCGCCGGGACGATCGAGCAGACCGTGAGCGCGAGCGGCACCATCAACGCGGCCGACGTCGCGGAGCTGTCGTTCCCGGTCGGCGGAACGGTGACGGCGGTGAAGGCCACCGTCGGACAAACCGTGACGAAGGGTCAGGTTCTGGCCCGCGTCGGGACGAAGGACCTCCAGCGCGCGGTCGACGTCGCCGCCGCGAACGTCACGTCGGCCCAGGCGCAGATGAACGCCGCGTCCGGGTCCGCCTCGCTCGCGGCCGCCAAGGCGCAGCTCGCCACGGCGAAGGACAAGCTCGCCGCCGCCAAGTCGGACCTCGCGGCAGCCAAGCTCACCTCGCCCATCGACGGCGTCGTCGCGGCGGTGAACATCGTCGTCGGCGACGTCCTCTCCGGCGGGAACGGCGGCGGCATGGTCGGCTCGTCGGGAGCGGGCTCGTCGAGCGCGCACGTGACCGTCGTCGGGACGAAGTCCTACGTCGTCGACGCCGCGGTCTCCGGTACCGACCTCGCCTCGGTGAAGACCGGCCAGCAGGCACGCATCACGCCGTCGGGCGCGACGCAGGCAGTCTTCGGCACGGTGAGCTCGGTCGGCGTTGTCGCCTCCAGCTCGTCCGGCGGCTCGTCGACGTTCCCCGTCACCATCAAGATCACCGGCACCCCGGAGGGACTGCACCCCGGCGGCAGTGCGACCGTCGCGATCGTCACCAAACAGCTGACCGACGTCCTCACCGTCCCGACCGCGGCGCTGCGCCAGGAGAACGGCAAGACCGTCGTGACGAAGGTTGAGGGTGACGCGACCCGGACCGTCGAGGTCAGCGTCGGGTCCAGCTACGGCACGAGCACCGAGGTGCTGTCCGGACTCGTCGACGGCGACCAGGTCCAGGTCACGACGATCACCCGGCCGGCCGGCGAGACCCGCGGCGGCAACCGGTCGGGCGGAGGCGGCCAGTTCGGCGGCCAGTTCGGCGGCCCGCCGGCGGGGATGATGCCCGGCGGCGCGATCCCCGGAGGCGGGATGCCCGGGATGCCGATGGGCGGTGCGCGATGA
- a CDS encoding ABC transporter ATP-binding protein, whose product MSALLQTDAASAWSDTSAPVLQLTDVRKRYETGALAVDALRGVSLQVNAGEYVAVVGPSGSGKSTLMHILGCLDTPTAGTYHLAGVDVSAMDETALAHVRNARIGFVFQQFHLLPSLPAWRNVELPLLYAGTPRSERRERAMAALERVGLADRVDHKPNELSGGQQQRVAVARALVTEPALILADEPTGNLDSKSTADVLGLLADLHAGGRTIVLITHDAEVAEAAARVVRIADGLVTEDYLNGGAV is encoded by the coding sequence ATGAGCGCCCTCCTGCAGACTGACGCCGCTTCAGCGTGGTCGGACACCTCCGCCCCGGTCCTGCAGCTGACGGACGTGCGCAAGCGGTACGAGACCGGCGCCCTGGCGGTCGACGCCTTGCGCGGGGTGAGCCTGCAGGTCAACGCGGGCGAGTACGTCGCCGTCGTCGGCCCGTCGGGGTCGGGCAAGTCGACGCTGATGCACATCCTCGGATGCCTGGACACCCCGACGGCGGGCACCTACCACCTCGCCGGGGTCGACGTGTCCGCGATGGACGAGACCGCACTCGCGCACGTCCGCAACGCACGGATCGGATTCGTGTTCCAGCAGTTCCACCTGCTGCCGTCACTGCCCGCCTGGCGGAACGTCGAACTCCCGCTGCTCTACGCCGGCACCCCGCGCAGTGAACGCCGCGAGCGAGCGATGGCCGCGCTGGAACGTGTTGGCCTCGCCGACCGGGTCGACCACAAGCCCAACGAGCTCTCTGGCGGCCAGCAGCAGCGCGTCGCGGTCGCGCGGGCGCTCGTCACCGAACCGGCGCTCATCCTCGCCGACGAGCCGACCGGGAACCTGGACTCCAAGTCCACCGCCGACGTGCTCGGGCTGCTCGCCGACCTGCACGCCGGCGGCCGGACGATCGTCCTCATCACGCACGACGCCGAGGTCGCCGAGGCCGCGGCCCGGGTCGTGCGGATCGCGGACGGTCTCGTGACCGAGGACTACCTCAACGGCGGTGCCGTGTGA
- a CDS encoding ABC transporter permease, whose amino-acid sequence MNPRDTTRTALEAIRAHRLRSALTMIGILIGIAAVTVTVGLGQGAQAQVRDQIDKLGSNLLIVSPGSTTSSTGVRGGRGSATTLTLRDAETLASPEVAPDIAAVAPVASGMQSLTAGSTTWTTTVSGTSPSWLSVRTREVSAGRFFSADDLAAQRPVAVLGPDTATELFAGQNPVGQSVTIAGSTFTVIGVLEPMGSTSATSEDDLVLMPSTTYSTRVASGSARNAVSTIYLQATSRDALAAAYQEAQAALATNHGVSTANADFTITTQASLVSTANETNKTLTVMLGGIAAISLLVGGIGVMNIMLVSVTERTREIGLRKSLGATPRAIRTQFLTEASGLGLAGGALGLATGLGVAAALPAALDQPVAVSPSVAGVSLLISLAIGVAAGVYPAARAARLTPIEALRTP is encoded by the coding sequence GTGAACCCCCGCGACACCACGCGCACCGCGCTGGAGGCCATCCGTGCGCACCGGCTCCGGTCGGCGCTGACGATGATCGGCATCCTCATCGGCATCGCGGCCGTCACCGTGACGGTCGGCCTGGGTCAGGGCGCCCAGGCGCAGGTCCGCGACCAGATCGACAAGCTCGGCTCGAACCTGCTCATCGTCTCGCCGGGCTCGACGACGTCGTCGACGGGAGTCCGCGGCGGCCGTGGGTCGGCCACCACGCTGACCCTGCGCGACGCCGAGACCCTCGCCTCCCCGGAGGTCGCGCCCGACATCGCCGCCGTCGCGCCGGTCGCGTCCGGGATGCAGTCCCTGACCGCCGGGTCGACGACCTGGACGACGACCGTGTCCGGAACCTCCCCCTCGTGGCTCTCGGTCCGGACGCGCGAGGTCTCCGCGGGCCGCTTCTTCAGCGCCGACGACCTCGCCGCGCAGCGGCCCGTGGCGGTGCTCGGGCCCGACACGGCAACCGAACTGTTCGCCGGGCAGAACCCCGTCGGACAGTCGGTGACGATCGCCGGCTCGACGTTCACCGTGATCGGCGTGCTCGAGCCGATGGGCTCGACCTCCGCGACCAGCGAGGACGACCTCGTCCTGATGCCGTCCACGACGTACTCGACGCGTGTCGCGTCGGGGTCGGCGCGGAACGCCGTCAGCACGATCTACCTGCAGGCAACCTCGCGGGACGCGCTTGCGGCGGCCTACCAGGAGGCGCAGGCGGCCCTGGCCACCAACCACGGCGTCTCCACCGCGAACGCGGACTTCACGATCACGACGCAGGCGTCGCTGGTGTCCACCGCCAACGAGACCAACAAGACGCTCACCGTCATGCTCGGCGGCATCGCCGCGATCTCGCTGCTGGTGGGCGGGATCGGCGTCATGAACATCATGCTGGTCTCGGTCACCGAGCGGACCCGCGAGATCGGCCTGCGCAAGTCGCTCGGCGCGACACCACGCGCCATCCGCACCCAGTTCCTCACCGAGGCGTCGGGGCTCGGCCTTGCGGGCGGGGCACTCGGCCTCGCCACCGGCCTGGGGGTGGCCGCCGCGCTGCCGGCGGCGCTGGACCAACCCGTCGCGGTCAGCCCCTCGGTCGCGGGAGTGAGCCTGCTCATCTCTCTCGCGATCGGCGTCGCGGCCGGGGTGTACCCGGCGGCCCGCGCTGCGCGCCTGACGCCGATCGAGGCGCTGCGCACGCCCTGA
- a CDS encoding DUF5666 domain-containing protein, translating to MLASIRNRRLRLAAPTAALAVLVLAGCGGSDDAAGAFPASDTTPSTGAPAAPTESGAAGGAPTPGGRNFPGASGQIAEVSGRTMQVQNTQNQTAVTWTNATVVTDTVAASRKDIRVGDCVQVRDVASEATAAITSTPAEAAAADAEPVTAASVAISTPVDGSCTAGFPGGTRAGGPSEGFRPTGAPQARGDARPGDGGLPPGGGSRPAGMRGAAGTVAAIDGTTMTVSMPNPGTSGTSTRVVMLTEATTYTKTVTATASALKVGRCVTALGSADDTGAITATSITVRSAVDGACTTGFGRPGRPAGTENGNG from the coding sequence ATGCTCGCGTCCATCCGCAACCGGCGGCTCCGTCTCGCCGCTCCCACGGCGGCGCTGGCCGTCCTCGTGCTCGCCGGCTGCGGCGGGAGCGACGACGCCGCCGGCGCGTTTCCGGCGTCCGACACCACGCCGAGCACCGGCGCCCCGGCCGCCCCGACCGAGAGCGGCGCGGCCGGAGGTGCTCCGACCCCGGGCGGACGCAACTTCCCCGGGGCGTCGGGGCAGATCGCCGAGGTCAGCGGCAGAACGATGCAGGTCCAGAACACGCAAAACCAGACTGCGGTCACGTGGACCAACGCGACCGTCGTCACCGACACCGTCGCGGCGTCCCGCAAGGACATCCGGGTCGGCGACTGCGTCCAGGTCCGGGACGTCGCCTCCGAGGCCACCGCCGCGATCACCAGCACGCCGGCCGAGGCCGCCGCGGCCGACGCGGAGCCCGTCACCGCGGCGAGCGTCGCGATCAGCACCCCCGTCGACGGCTCCTGCACCGCCGGCTTCCCGGGCGGGACGCGCGCGGGTGGGCCGTCCGAGGGCTTCCGTCCGACCGGCGCTCCGCAGGCCCGCGGGGATGCGCGCCCGGGTGACGGTGGCCTCCCACCCGGTGGCGGTTCCCGGCCGGCGGGGATGCGCGGGGCGGCCGGGACGGTCGCCGCCATCGACGGCACGACGATGACGGTGTCGATGCCGAATCCGGGCACCTCCGGCACGTCGACGCGCGTCGTCATGCTGACCGAGGCCACGACCTACACCAAGACCGTGACGGCGACCGCGTCCGCGCTCAAGGTCGGCCGGTGCGTCACCGCTCTCGGCAGCGCCGACGACACCGGCGCGATCACGGCGACCTCGATCACCGTCCGCTCCGCGGTCGACGGCGCCTGCACCACCGGCTTCGGGCGGCCGGGTCGACCGGCCGGGACGGAGAACGGCAATGGCTGA
- a CDS encoding efflux RND transporter periplasmic adaptor subunit, translated as MAEPTRFRGPGARRILVRRGVPIALGGLIVTGVGTSWALAGEDAVHYRTAVASLGSVDQVATYSGTVARTGRASAAFGVAGTVAKVKVSPGDEVKEGDVLATLDKTDLQAAVRAAEATLRQAEAALAAGSSGSSSAPSSNSSTGRQPSSGDQSKDRGATRPGKPDGASGTTAPTVDLTAPVRAVNSARAAADAALTAAEAALTAQAATCADALSVPTSDAEEPAEPAGPDATALLACADALRAVQDAQAKVATAQAAVTRATDELSAAMTAAVQRIVAQSEAATKQAQQITQQATEQAAQLLEQGRRSASAPSGDRSGGGSSAESAARTAVNQAAVRAAEAELAAAKEDLQAAVLRAPVDGVVGSVPFAAGDRVAASEAITLLGTDAVQVTFNVPLATSTTLAAGMPAEVTADGADSPAAGSISSIGVLPDTSAGSATYPVTVLVPEPTAALAEGAAATVAITLRSATDAVTVPNSAVTPTGTAASAFVTLLQNGKPARRTVTTGAVGTTRTEITDGLAAGDTVVLADTGADVPASSTTSGRTTFGGPGGGLTGGFTGPGGGMRFGGGGRP; from the coding sequence ATGGCTGAGCCCACCCGATTCCGCGGTCCCGGAGCGCGCCGGATCCTCGTGCGCCGCGGGGTCCCGATCGCACTTGGCGGGCTGATCGTCACCGGCGTCGGGACCAGCTGGGCCCTCGCCGGCGAGGACGCCGTGCACTACCGGACCGCGGTCGCGAGCCTCGGCTCGGTCGATCAGGTCGCGACGTACAGCGGCACTGTCGCCCGCACGGGCCGTGCGAGCGCCGCGTTCGGCGTCGCGGGAACCGTCGCGAAGGTGAAGGTCTCCCCCGGTGACGAGGTGAAGGAGGGCGACGTCCTTGCCACGCTCGACAAGACCGACCTGCAGGCCGCGGTCCGTGCGGCCGAGGCGACCCTTCGCCAGGCGGAGGCCGCCCTCGCCGCGGGCAGCTCCGGGTCCTCCTCGGCCCCGTCGTCGAACTCCTCGACCGGCCGGCAGCCGTCGAGCGGTGATCAGTCGAAGGACCGCGGCGCAACCCGGCCCGGTAAGCCTGATGGAGCGTCAGGGACGACCGCGCCCACGGTCGACCTCACCGCGCCGGTGCGGGCGGTCAACAGCGCCCGCGCCGCGGCGGACGCGGCCCTGACGGCCGCGGAGGCCGCGCTGACCGCCCAGGCCGCCACCTGCGCCGATGCTCTTTCGGTGCCGACGTCGGACGCCGAGGAACCGGCGGAGCCCGCCGGGCCCGACGCCACGGCGCTGCTCGCCTGCGCCGACGCGTTGCGCGCGGTGCAGGACGCCCAGGCGAAGGTCGCGACCGCGCAGGCCGCCGTCACCCGGGCCACCGACGAACTCTCCGCGGCGATGACGGCGGCGGTGCAGCGCATCGTCGCGCAGTCCGAGGCCGCGACGAAGCAGGCTCAGCAGATCACCCAGCAGGCGACCGAGCAGGCCGCGCAGCTGCTGGAGCAGGGCCGCCGGTCCGCGAGCGCCCCGTCCGGGGACCGGAGCGGCGGCGGCTCGTCCGCCGAGTCCGCCGCCCGCACCGCGGTGAATCAGGCCGCCGTCCGGGCGGCCGAGGCAGAGCTCGCCGCGGCGAAGGAGGACCTCCAGGCGGCGGTCCTCCGCGCGCCGGTCGACGGCGTCGTCGGGTCCGTCCCGTTCGCGGCCGGGGATCGCGTCGCCGCGAGCGAGGCGATCACGCTGCTCGGCACCGACGCCGTCCAGGTGACCTTCAACGTTCCGCTCGCGACCTCCACGACCCTGGCGGCGGGCATGCCGGCCGAGGTCACCGCCGACGGGGCGGACTCACCCGCGGCCGGGTCGATCAGCTCGATCGGGGTCCTGCCGGACACCTCGGCCGGCAGCGCGACCTACCCGGTGACCGTCCTCGTCCCCGAGCCGACGGCCGCGCTGGCCGAGGGCGCCGCGGCGACGGTAGCGATCACGCTGCGCTCGGCGACCGACGCCGTGACCGTCCCGAACTCCGCCGTGACGCCCACCGGCACCGCCGCAAGTGCCTTCGTGACGCTGCTGCAGAACGGCAAGCCCGCCCGTCGCACGGTGACGACCGGTGCGGTCGGCACCACCCGGACGGAGATCACCGACGGCCTGGCCGCGGGCGACACCGTCGTCCTCGCGGACACCGGCGCGGACGTCCCTGCGAGCTCGACGACCTCCGGCCGGACCACGTTCGGTGGGCCCGGCGGCGGTCTGACCGGCGGTTTCACAGGCCCGGGCGGCGGGATGCGGTTCGGCGGGGGCGGCCGGCCCTGA
- a CDS encoding AMP-binding protein, with product MSAPAPSYASGTSDVPLLGETIGAVLTRQARDNGDLEALVDVQAGKRWTFAELDADVSRLAAGLLAKGIQAGDRVALWAPNHGEWVITQYAAARVGAILVVVNPAYRTHELKYVLNQSGSRMLITVPAFKTSDYRSMVAEVAPECPELADIVFIGDPEWTQLSTGTEPGPEVMERQDSLSFDDPINIQYTSGTTGFPKGATLTHHNILNNGYFVGAVCKYTSDDRVCVPVPFYHCFGMVMGNLAGLSHAATVVIPAPAFDPAATLKAVAQERCTSLYGVPTMFIAMLADPSIGDLDLSSLRTGIMAGSPCPVEVMKRVVSEMGMTEVTIAYGMTETSPVSCHTRTDDDLERRVSTIGRVHPHLEIAIVDPETNKIVPRGTRGEFRTRGYSVMRGYWNDPEKTAEAIDEAGWMRTGDLAEMDADGYVKIVGRIKDTVIRGGENIAPREIEEFLYTHPDIVDVQVVGVPDEKFGEELCACVKVAEGKTLDAAAVREFCTGKISHHKIPKYVVIVDEYPMTVTGKIQKNILRERMATQLDLAPGEAGSKPV from the coding sequence ATGTCTGCCCCCGCCCCGTCCTACGCCTCCGGCACGTCCGACGTCCCGCTGCTCGGCGAGACGATCGGCGCGGTCCTGACCCGCCAGGCCCGGGACAACGGCGACCTCGAGGCCCTGGTCGACGTCCAGGCCGGCAAGCGCTGGACGTTCGCCGAGCTCGACGCGGACGTCTCCCGCCTGGCCGCCGGACTGCTCGCCAAGGGCATCCAGGCCGGCGACCGGGTCGCCCTGTGGGCCCCGAACCACGGCGAGTGGGTCATCACCCAGTACGCGGCCGCGCGCGTCGGCGCGATCCTGGTCGTCGTCAACCCGGCGTACCGGACGCACGAGCTCAAGTACGTGCTCAACCAGTCGGGCAGCCGGATGCTGATCACCGTCCCGGCGTTCAAGACCAGCGACTACCGCTCGATGGTCGCCGAGGTCGCTCCCGAGTGCCCGGAGCTTGCGGACATCGTCTTCATCGGCGACCCGGAGTGGACCCAGCTCTCCACCGGCACCGAGCCCGGCCCTGAGGTGATGGAGCGTCAGGACTCACTGAGCTTCGACGACCCGATCAACATCCAGTACACCTCGGGCACGACGGGCTTCCCCAAGGGCGCGACGCTGACCCACCACAACATCCTGAACAACGGTTACTTCGTCGGCGCGGTCTGCAAGTACACCTCCGACGACCGCGTCTGCGTGCCGGTGCCCTTCTACCACTGCTTCGGCATGGTCATGGGCAACCTGGCGGGCCTCTCCCACGCCGCGACCGTCGTCATCCCGGCGCCCGCGTTCGACCCCGCCGCGACGCTGAAGGCCGTGGCGCAGGAGCGCTGCACCTCGCTCTACGGCGTCCCGACGATGTTCATCGCGATGCTCGCCGACCCGTCGATCGGCGATCTCGACCTCAGCAGCCTGCGGACCGGCATCATGGCCGGCTCACCCTGCCCGGTCGAGGTCATGAAGCGCGTCGTGTCGGAGATGGGCATGACCGAGGTGACCATCGCCTACGGCATGACCGAGACCTCCCCGGTCTCCTGCCACACCCGCACCGACGACGACCTCGAGCGCCGCGTCTCCACGATCGGCCGCGTGCACCCGCACCTGGAGATCGCGATCGTCGACCCCGAGACGAACAAGATCGTCCCCCGCGGCACCCGGGGCGAGTTCCGCACCCGCGGCTACTCCGTCATGCGCGGCTACTGGAACGACCCGGAGAAGACGGCCGAGGCCATCGACGAGGCCGGTTGGATGCGCACCGGCGACCTCGCGGAGATGGACGCCGACGGCTACGTCAAGATCGTCGGCCGCATCAAGGACACCGTCATCCGCGGTGGCGAGAACATCGCCCCCCGCGAGATCGAGGAGTTCCTCTACACGCACCCGGACATCGTCGACGTCCAGGTCGTCGGCGTCCCCGACGAGAAGTTCGGCGAGGAGCTCTGCGCCTGCGTCAAGGTCGCCGAGGGCAAGACCCTCGACGCCGCCGCGGTCCGCGAGTTCTGCACCGGCAAGATCTCGCACCACAAGATCCCGAAGTACGTCGTGATCGTCGACGAGTACCCGATGACCGTCACCGGCAAGATCCAGAAGAACATCCTGCGCGAGCGCATGGCCACCCAGCTCGACCTCGCCCCCGGCGAGGCCGGCTCGAAGCCCGTCTGA
- a CDS encoding LLM class F420-dependent oxidoreductase → MTALEFAVFTEPQQGASYDDLLAVARTAEDAGYAAFFRSDHYLVMGDRDGLPGPTDAWITLAGLARETSRVRLGTLVTAATFREPGPLAIAVAQVDVMSGGRVEFGLGAGWYEREHQAYGLRFPDTGERFDRFAEQLEVITGLWATDGGFSFSGKHYEVLDSPGLPKPAQRPGPPVVIGGVGAKRTPALAAQFATEFNVAFQPLDTATTQFARVDDACRAIGRDPASMRRSLAQVVCVGRDDAEVARRAAAIGREVDELKENGLAGTPAEVVDKLGRLVEATGIVRVYLQTLDLADLDHVELIAAEVAPAFA, encoded by the coding sequence GTGACTGCTCTCGAATTCGCCGTGTTCACCGAACCGCAGCAGGGTGCGTCCTACGACGACCTGCTCGCCGTCGCCCGGACCGCCGAGGACGCGGGCTACGCCGCGTTCTTCCGGTCCGACCACTACCTCGTGATGGGGGACCGGGACGGCCTGCCCGGCCCGACCGACGCCTGGATCACCCTCGCCGGCCTGGCGCGGGAGACCTCGCGCGTCCGGCTCGGGACGCTCGTCACCGCGGCGACGTTCCGCGAGCCGGGGCCGCTGGCGATCGCGGTCGCGCAGGTCGACGTGATGTCCGGCGGTCGCGTCGAGTTCGGCCTCGGGGCCGGGTGGTACGAGCGCGAGCACCAGGCCTACGGGCTCCGCTTCCCGGACACCGGTGAGCGGTTCGACCGCTTCGCGGAGCAGCTCGAGGTGATCACCGGGTTGTGGGCGACCGACGGTGGCTTCAGCTTCTCGGGCAAGCACTACGAGGTGCTCGACTCGCCCGGGCTGCCGAAGCCGGCGCAGCGGCCCGGCCCGCCGGTCGTCATCGGCGGCGTCGGGGCGAAGCGGACCCCCGCCCTGGCCGCGCAGTTCGCCACCGAGTTCAACGTCGCGTTCCAGCCGCTGGATACCGCGACGACGCAGTTCGCCCGCGTCGACGACGCCTGCCGCGCGATCGGCCGCGACCCGGCGTCGATGCGCCGCTCGCTCGCCCAGGTCGTCTGCGTCGGTCGCGACGACGCCGAGGTCGCCCGCCGCGCCGCGGCGATCGGCCGTGAGGTCGACGAGCTCAAGGAGAACGGCCTCGCCGGCACCCCCGCGGAGGTCGTCGACAAGCTCGGCCGCCTCGTCGAGGCGACCGGCATCGTCCGCGTCTATCTGCAGACCCTCGACCTCGCCGACCTCGACCACGTCGAGCTGATCGCCGCCGAGGTCGCCCCCGCCTTCGCCTGA